Proteins encoded by one window of Mycolicibacterium sp. ND9-15:
- a CDS encoding IS701 family transposase gives MDRIAPRFARYAPLRHAGALMAGLVSGLDRKNCWTIAEHRGAATPDGLQHLLARASWDADDVRDDLRDYVIDAFGNHEAILVVDETGDVKKGTRSVGVQRQYSGTAGRIENSQVAVYLTYAAPRGHALIDRALYLPKSWTEDPDRCTDAGIPHEHRGFSTKPGLARALIARAVEAKIPAGWVAGDEVYGADPRLRADVRTHGLGYVLAIAANRRVPTHAGPIRVDALPALIPAHAWQRHSAGAGAHGPRLYSWAWFRLLPEDDTDNGVHHLLIRRNDTTGEHAYLRCYSPRPVPLRTLVAVAGQRWRIEESFQAAKGLVGLDQHQVRRWTSWYRWTTLAMLAHAFLAVACAIERDTQPAPTGLIALTVNEFRRLFDALLLVTNQTLTSLLAWSRWRRRHQYRARISHYRRRLNQ, from the coding sequence TTGGACCGCATCGCGCCGCGTTTTGCCCGCTACGCGCCGCTGCGGCATGCCGGCGCGTTGATGGCCGGACTGGTGTCGGGTCTGGATCGCAAGAATTGCTGGACGATCGCCGAGCACCGCGGCGCGGCCACGCCCGATGGTCTGCAGCATCTGCTGGCACGCGCCAGCTGGGACGCCGATGACGTTCGCGACGATCTGCGCGACTACGTCATCGACGCCTTCGGAAATCACGAGGCGATCCTGGTCGTCGATGAAACCGGGGATGTCAAGAAGGGCACCCGCTCGGTCGGTGTGCAGCGCCAATACTCTGGTACCGCGGGCCGCATCGAGAACTCCCAAGTGGCGGTGTATCTGACCTACGCCGCACCCCGCGGACACGCTCTGATTGACCGGGCCCTGTATTTGCCCAAGTCCTGGACCGAGGATCCTGACCGCTGCACCGATGCGGGGATTCCCCACGAGCACAGGGGTTTTTCGACTAAGCCGGGGCTGGCCCGGGCGCTGATCGCTCGCGCTGTCGAGGCGAAGATTCCCGCGGGGTGGGTGGCCGGCGATGAAGTCTACGGCGCTGACCCGCGCCTGCGGGCCGACGTGCGCACGCACGGCCTGGGCTACGTGCTGGCGATCGCGGCCAACCGCCGGGTGCCCACTCACGCCGGTCCGATACGCGTCGATGCGCTGCCGGCGTTGATCCCGGCTCACGCTTGGCAGCGCCATTCCGCCGGCGCCGGGGCACACGGCCCCCGGCTGTACTCCTGGGCGTGGTTTCGGCTGCTACCTGAAGACGACACCGACAACGGTGTGCACCATTTGCTGATCCGCCGCAACGATACGACCGGCGAGCACGCCTACCTACGCTGCTACAGCCCGCGGCCGGTCCCGCTGCGCACCCTGGTTGCCGTGGCCGGACAACGCTGGCGCATCGAGGAATCCTTCCAAGCTGCCAAAGGTCTTGTCGGCCTCGACCAGCATCAGGTCCGGCGCTGGACTTCCTGGTATCGCTGGACCACCTTGGCCATGCTCGCGCATGCCTTCTTGGCCGTGGCCTGCGCCATCGAACGCGACACTCAACCCGCCCCGACAGGCCTGATCGCCTTGACAGTCAACGAGTTTCGTCGACTATTCGACGCCCTGCTGCTCGTCACCAACCAGACCCTCACCAGCCTGCTGGCCTGGTCACGATGGCGAAGACGCCACCAGTACCGAGCACGGATATCGCACTACCGACGACGCCTAAATCAATGA
- a CDS encoding ABC transporter ATP-binding protein encodes MTTTEWRGKFEEQQDDLPIDESVDRRREARVLLGSLLRPYRLAVALLALVVVVENAARLSVPILVQRGIDRGIPPIVEGGPAHTLLMIVGTLAVVVLVQATSRIFFLRRSGRIGQKVLVELRRRVFRHFQRLDIAFHDRYTSGRVVSRSTNDVEAIQDMLETGFDSLVTAVLTLFGTAVLLVALDWRLGLMCLGAFPVLVALVWWFRNESTKTYRRVRESAALVIVQFVETMTGIKAVQAYRREPRNQQIFEDIADRYKDDNERTFQLLAIFMPGVKLVGNLTTGVVLLYGGYRVLNGEMTIGTLTAFLLYLRMFFEPMQEISQFFNMFQSAASALEKLAGVLAERPGIKDPQHPGTLAAVRGEIAFRDVRFEYVPGRPVLPDLNFTVAAGQTVALVGTTGAGKTTIAKLIARFYDPTCGAVTLDGVDLRELSQIELRRHVVMVTQENFMFDGTIADNIRFGRPDATDAEVAAAAEAVGADRFIAALPNGYDTDVAKRGGRLSAGQRQLVAFARAFLADPAVLILDEATSSLDIPSERMIQRALETVLADRTALVIAHRLSTVQIADRVLVLEHGRIVEDGAPADLIARADGRYAALHRAWVESLA; translated from the coding sequence ATGACGACGACGGAATGGCGCGGCAAGTTCGAAGAACAGCAGGACGACCTGCCCATCGACGAGAGCGTCGACCGACGGCGAGAGGCGCGCGTTCTGCTGGGCTCGCTGCTGCGGCCCTACCGTCTGGCCGTCGCGCTGCTCGCCCTCGTCGTCGTGGTGGAAAATGCGGCGCGCCTTTCGGTTCCGATCCTCGTGCAGCGCGGCATCGACCGCGGCATCCCGCCGATCGTCGAGGGCGGCCCGGCTCACACGCTGCTGATGATCGTCGGCACCCTCGCCGTCGTCGTGCTGGTTCAGGCCACCAGTCGGATCTTCTTCCTGCGGCGCTCGGGCCGCATCGGGCAGAAGGTACTCGTGGAGTTGCGCCGCAGGGTGTTTCGGCACTTCCAGCGCCTCGACATCGCGTTCCACGACCGCTACACCTCGGGCCGGGTGGTGAGCCGGTCCACCAACGACGTCGAGGCCATCCAAGACATGCTGGAGACCGGTTTCGACAGCCTGGTCACCGCTGTACTCACGCTTTTCGGCACCGCGGTCCTGCTCGTCGCGCTCGACTGGCGGCTCGGATTGATGTGCCTGGGTGCGTTCCCGGTGCTGGTCGCGCTGGTGTGGTGGTTCCGCAACGAGTCGACGAAGACGTATCGTCGGGTGCGGGAGAGCGCCGCGCTGGTGATCGTGCAGTTCGTCGAGACGATGACGGGCATCAAAGCCGTGCAGGCTTATCGCCGTGAACCGCGCAACCAGCAGATCTTCGAAGACATCGCCGATCGCTACAAGGATGACAACGAGCGCACCTTCCAACTGCTTGCGATCTTCATGCCGGGCGTCAAGCTCGTCGGCAACCTCACTACCGGCGTGGTGCTGCTCTACGGCGGCTACCGAGTTCTCAACGGCGAGATGACCATCGGCACATTGACCGCCTTTCTGCTCTACCTGCGCATGTTCTTCGAACCGATGCAGGAGATCTCGCAGTTCTTCAACATGTTCCAGTCCGCGGCGTCGGCGCTGGAGAAGCTCGCGGGCGTGCTGGCCGAGCGTCCGGGCATCAAGGACCCACAGCACCCCGGCACGCTGGCCGCGGTGCGTGGGGAGATCGCGTTCCGCGACGTACGTTTCGAGTACGTCCCGGGCCGTCCCGTGCTGCCCGACCTGAACTTCACGGTGGCGGCCGGGCAGACGGTCGCGCTGGTCGGCACCACCGGTGCGGGCAAGACCACGATCGCCAAGCTGATCGCCCGGTTCTACGACCCGACCTGCGGCGCAGTGACTTTGGACGGTGTCGACCTGCGTGAGCTTTCGCAGATCGAACTGCGCCGCCATGTCGTGATGGTCACGCAGGAGAACTTCATGTTCGACGGAACCATCGCCGACAACATCCGATTCGGTCGACCCGACGCCACCGACGCAGAGGTCGCCGCGGCGGCCGAAGCCGTCGGCGCCGACCGGTTCATCGCCGCGCTGCCCAACGGCTACGACACCGACGTGGCCAAACGGGGCGGCCGGCTCTCGGCGGGACAGCGGCAACTGGTCGCGTTCGCGCGGGCGTTCCTCGCCGACCCCGCGGTGCTGATCCTCGACGAGGCGACGTCATCGCTGGACATCCCGAGTGAACGCATGATTCAGCGCGCGCTGGAGACGGTGCTGGCCGACCGCACCGCGCTCGTCATCGCGCACCGACTGTCGACCGTGCAGATCGCCGACCGGGTGTTGGTGCTCGAGCACGGGCGGATCGTGGAGGACGGCGCGCCCGCCGACCTCATCGCCCGCGCCGACGGCCGCTATGCCGCGTTGCACCGTGCGTGGGTGGAATCGCTGGCTTGA
- a CDS encoding methyltransferase family protein, whose translation MLFLAAGTVNYWQAWLFLAVIVLMTSMFTGYLLRSHPAALRRRMRSGPTAETRKAQKVLIAGWYLTLAAMFLVSVFDHRLAWSSVPAAVSLIGDVLVAGGLVVVGLVVIQNSYAAATVRVEAGQELASSGLYGLVRHPMYTGNVITMAGIPLALGSYWGLVLVVPGVFVLGLRIRDEEKMLHEELDGYREYTRKVRYRLVPGVW comes from the coding sequence ATGCTGTTCCTGGCAGCAGGCACGGTCAACTACTGGCAAGCATGGCTTTTTCTGGCAGTGATAGTCCTGATGACATCGATGTTCACCGGCTACTTACTGCGCTCCCATCCCGCTGCGCTTCGACGGCGGATGCGTTCTGGGCCGACAGCGGAGACCCGAAAGGCGCAGAAGGTTCTAATTGCCGGCTGGTACTTGACGCTGGCAGCAATGTTCTTGGTCAGCGTCTTCGACCATCGCCTCGCCTGGTCGTCGGTACCTGCGGCAGTCAGCTTGATTGGTGATGTTTTGGTAGCCGGTGGACTCGTTGTGGTTGGTCTGGTGGTCATTCAAAACAGCTATGCGGCGGCAACCGTTCGTGTCGAGGCAGGCCAAGAGCTCGCCTCCAGCGGTCTGTATGGGCTGGTGCGCCACCCCATGTACACCGGCAACGTGATCACGATGGCCGGTATCCCCCTTGCGCTCGGTTCCTACTGGGGGCTCGTCCTCGTCGTACCTGGTGTGTTCGTGCTCGGCCTCCGCATCCGCGATGAGGAGAAGATGCTCCACGAGGAGTTGGACGGATACCGCGAGTACACGCGAAAAGTTCGCTATCGCTTGGTGCCCGGAGTGTGGTGA
- a CDS encoding ABC transporter ATP-binding protein — translation MVDSVDPVLDALRCAPAIAPPPQRRRASSDLWRMLPYLMPYRARWIAMVTVAAASLAATVSIPLMTKAVIDGPVRHQDQQGLWLLGAAAMGVGITEAVLWFIRRWLAARATMGVEADIRKDLYSRLQILPMSFHGRWQSGQLLSRIMNDLSTIRRFMSFGLLFLLLNGLQIAVVTAILLAMYWPLGVVVVVSIVPITLTVLHFQQEYTRLSRLAQDQAGHVATHVEESALGLRVVKSFGREDYVYDRFDEQLTNLYDTQIDRVSVSAKFWTLLEVIPNLTLIVVLGFGAYAAGHGRVTMGTLVAFITMMLSLVWPIASLGFLLSMTQESFTAASRIAEIFDAPIDIVDGPVDRPSRGGRLELIDVGFRFPDSDRVAPSGEPDRWTLRHVSVTVEPGKTLALVGLTGSGKSVLTALLSRLYDVSEGSIRIDGRDIRELTLPALRQTVATAFEDPTLFSMSVAENLRLGRPDASDEELARAIEVAAAQFVYDLPFGLDTRIGEQGMSLSGGQRQRLSLARAILAAPKVLVLDDTLSALDVHTEAVVEEALRRVLHSVTGVVVAHRASTVLLADKVALLENGTITHVGTHAELLAEVPQYRYLLAADDQLDDGTERACAWEDDRDRSRLDHAVEEQEALERDRARRRFATSEAERR, via the coding sequence GTGGTTGACTCCGTAGACCCCGTCCTCGATGCCCTGCGCTGCGCGCCGGCCATCGCACCGCCACCGCAACGCCGGCGCGCGAGCTCGGACCTGTGGCGGATGCTGCCGTACCTGATGCCGTACCGGGCGCGGTGGATCGCGATGGTGACCGTCGCGGCCGCCAGCCTCGCCGCCACGGTGTCGATCCCGCTGATGACCAAAGCCGTCATCGACGGCCCCGTTCGGCACCAGGACCAGCAGGGTTTGTGGCTGCTGGGCGCCGCCGCCATGGGCGTCGGCATCACCGAGGCCGTGCTGTGGTTCATCCGGCGCTGGCTGGCCGCCCGCGCGACGATGGGCGTCGAGGCCGACATCCGCAAGGACCTCTACTCGCGACTGCAGATCCTGCCGATGAGCTTTCACGGCCGCTGGCAGTCCGGTCAGCTGCTGTCGCGGATCATGAACGACCTCAGCACGATTCGCCGCTTCATGTCGTTCGGATTGCTGTTCCTGTTGCTCAACGGCTTACAGATCGCGGTGGTGACGGCCATCCTGCTGGCGATGTACTGGCCGCTGGGTGTGGTCGTGGTGGTGTCGATCGTGCCGATCACGCTGACCGTCCTGCATTTTCAGCAGGAGTACACGCGGCTGTCGCGGCTGGCTCAGGACCAGGCCGGCCACGTCGCCACCCACGTCGAGGAGTCCGCGCTGGGGCTGCGGGTGGTGAAGTCCTTCGGTCGGGAGGACTACGTCTACGACCGGTTCGACGAACAACTCACCAATCTCTATGACACCCAGATCGATCGGGTGTCGGTGTCCGCGAAGTTCTGGACGCTGCTCGAGGTCATCCCGAACCTGACGTTGATCGTGGTGCTCGGCTTCGGTGCCTACGCCGCCGGCCACGGCCGCGTGACGATGGGCACGCTGGTCGCGTTCATCACGATGATGCTGTCGCTGGTCTGGCCGATCGCCTCGCTGGGCTTCCTGCTGTCGATGACGCAGGAGTCGTTCACCGCCGCCAGCCGGATCGCCGAAATCTTCGATGCGCCAATCGATATCGTTGACGGCCCCGTTGACCGGCCGTCTCGCGGTGGCCGCCTCGAATTGATCGACGTCGGTTTTCGCTTTCCAGACTCCGACAGAGTGGCACCGTCCGGCGAGCCGGACAGATGGACTTTGCGGCATGTCAGCGTCACCGTCGAGCCGGGCAAGACGCTCGCGCTGGTCGGGTTGACCGGGTCGGGCAAGTCGGTGCTGACCGCGCTGCTGTCGCGGTTGTACGACGTCTCCGAGGGGTCCATCCGCATCGACGGCCGCGACATCCGCGAGCTGACCCTGCCCGCCCTGCGCCAGACGGTGGCCACCGCATTCGAGGATCCCACGCTGTTCTCCATGTCGGTTGCCGAGAACCTCCGACTCGGGCGTCCGGACGCGTCTGACGAAGAGCTGGCACGGGCCATCGAGGTCGCGGCCGCGCAGTTCGTCTACGACCTGCCGTTCGGTCTCGACACCCGCATCGGCGAACAGGGGATGAGCCTGTCCGGTGGGCAGCGGCAGCGGCTGTCGCTGGCGCGGGCGATCCTGGCGGCGCCGAAGGTCCTCGTGCTCGACGACACGCTGTCGGCGCTCGACGTGCACACCGAGGCGGTCGTCGAGGAGGCGCTGCGGCGTGTACTGCACTCCGTCACGGGAGTCGTTGTGGCGCATCGTGCTTCGACGGTGCTGCTCGCCGACAAGGTGGCCCTGCTCGAGAACGGCACCATCACCCACGTCGGCACCCACGCCGAGCTGCTGGCCGAGGTCCCGCAGTACCGCTATCTGCTGGCCGCCGATGACCAACTCGACGACGGCACCGAACGGGCATGCGCGTGGGAGGACGACCGGGACCGCAGCCGGCTCGACCACGCCGTCGAGGAGCAGGAGGCGCTGGAACGCGACCGCGCGCGGCGGCGGTTCGCCACCTCGGAGGCCGAGCGCCGATGA
- a CDS encoding IS5 family transposase (programmed frameshift) — MSRFELLSDAQWALIEDLLPVRTGKRGRPFQNARSMVEGIIYRYRCGIAWRDVPEAFGPWQSIWTWHRRMSADGTWDSVLARLLAAAEEAGIIDWAVAVDSTIARAHQHATNVTRHTQGAGSNYTNPGVEPPDHGIGRSRGGLTSKIHHLVDGRGRPMVVLVGPGQAHDGPMFEHLLAHLKVDRRRGGRARTRPDRVRGDRAYSSRVTRTRLRRRGIGAVIPEPSDQIAHRKRRGSRGGRPPAFDAEDYKGRNVVERNFNVVKQWRGLATRYDKLAIVYRGAAVLRAITLWLPHLSDTP; from the exons ATGTCGCGATTCGAGTTGTTGTCCGATGCCCAGTGGGCGTTGATCGAGGATCTGTTGCCAGTGCGGACGGGCAAGCGGGGCAGGCCTTTCCAGAATGCCCGCTCGATGGTGGAGGGGATCATCTATCGGTATCGGTGTGGAATCGCCTGGCGTGATGTTCCCGAGGCGTTTGGGCCGTGGCAGTCGATCTGGACCTGGCATCGACGGATGAGTGCCGATGGCACCTGGGACAGCGTGTTGGCGCGGTTGCTAGCCGCCGCCGAGGAGGCCGGGATCATCGATTGGGCGGTGGCCGTGGATTCCACGATTGCGCGCGCCCATCAGCACGCCACGAACGTCACCCGCCA CACACAGGGGGCTGGGTCGAATTACACGAATCCGGGCGTCGAGCCGCCTGACCACGGTATCGGTCGCTCACGCGGCGGGCTGACCAGCAAGATCCATCACCTCGTCGACGGCCGAGGACGACCCATGGTGGTGCTTGTGGGCCCTGGCCAAGCCCACGACGGGCCGATGTTCGAGCATTTGCTCGCGCACTTGAAAGTGGACCGCCGCCGCGGTGGCCGAGCGCGTACTCGTCCCGATCGCGTCCGCGGGGATCGGGCCTATTCCAGCCGCGTGACCCGCACTCGACTCCGCCGGCGCGGGATCGGCGCAGTGATTCCCGAACCGTCGGATCAGATCGCCCACCGCAAGCGGCGAGGATCGCGCGGCGGACGACCACCGGCTTTCGACGCCGAGGATTACAAGGGCCGCAACGTCGTTGAACGCAACTTCAACGTCGTTAAGCAATGGCGCGGATTGGCCACCCGCTACGACAAACTCGCCATCGTCTACCGCGGCGCAGCAGTCCTACGCGCCATCACCCTCTGGCTACCCCATTTATCAGACACGCCCTAG